The Dehalococcoidia bacterium region TGGCGCTGGAGGAGACGGCGCAGCTCGCGCTCTACGCCAGCGCGCTCGGCGGGCCGCAGCAGATTCCGCCGGAGATGCTGGCGTACACGCAGCAGCGTGTCGCCGAGTTCGCCGCGGCCGGCACCGTGCGCGGCGGCGCGGCGCAGCGATAGCCTGCTCCGTCCAGCAGTTCCCGCGCCAGGATTAGCCAGGTGACCGATCAACGCTCTCTGATCACGGACGACGTGCGCGCCATGATCGGCAGCGAGGCCGCGCCGCGCAGCCTCGTGATCGACCCGATCGTCGGCCGGCGGCTGGCCGAGGCCCTTGGCGAAGCGCCCGACGCGATCGCCGCCGCCGAGTTCGCGCCGGCGTTCTACTTCTCGGCCTTCGAGTCGTTCATTCCGCCCACCGGCATTACCGGCGAACTGGCCAGCGGCGTGCTGGCGGGTGACGAGTGGGAGCAGTTCCGTCCGCTGCGCTGGGGTGAACGGATCGTCAGCAGCGGGCGCATCGCCGACATTTACGAGCGCTTCGGCGGACGACACGGCCAAACGCTCTATCTCCGGTACGAGTGGCGCTTCACCGACGAGCGCGGCGAGCTGGTGGCCGTCTCGCGGCGCATCTTCGCCCGCTACGCCACGAGCGACGGGGACGACGAGGAGGCGCCGTGAGCGACTCGACGCTGCGCCTGAATGACGTGCACGAGGGCGACCGGCTGCCGCCGCTGGAGAAGCGCTTTGAGCTGA contains the following coding sequences:
- a CDS encoding MaoC family dehydratase N-terminal domain-containing protein, which produces MTDQRSLITDDVRAMIGSEAAPRSLVIDPIVGRRLAEALGEAPDAIAAAEFAPAFYFSAFESFIPPTGITGELASGVLAGDEWEQFRPLRWGERIVSSGRIADIYERFGGRHGQTLYLRYEWRFTDERGELVAVSRRIFARYATSDGDDEEAP